The Haploplasma axanthum region AAACTTCCTTCGTTACTATTAAAAATAACATCAAAATATGTTACATCTGGTTCTTTTTCAGTCCATCTTGCTTCTAATGTAACATTTTCTAATCTTGTTGTTTCTATTTGTGTAACTTTTTCTTCTCCATCATACCAACCATCAAAGATATATCCTGTTCTTGTTGGATCAAGAAGTGTTATTGTATCATTTTCTATTGTATATTTTAGAGGATTTTCTGTATGGTTTGTTCCACCATCTAATTCATATGTAATCGTATATTCAAGTACTTCCCATTTAGTAGTTATTGTTAAATTAGAAGTAACTTTTGTTGCAACATCAAATTCATTATCTCCAATAAACCAACCAACAAATGTATAACCTGCTTTTGTTGTTACTGGGAATGCAATATTTCCATTAAATGCTATAGTTTGTTTTGTTTCAGTATCTCCTGTAATTAATGTTACTTCAAATGTTTTTATTTCCCATTTGGCATATAATTTTTGATTAGCGTTAACTACTGCTTCAAAATTAAATAAAGCTGTTCCATTTTCTACTGTAGTCCATCCTAAGAAATTGTATCCTTCTCTTACTGGATTAGTAGGTTTAGTTGCTTTTGCACCCTTATTTATTTCTTGATTAGGAATAGCAGTTCCTTCATAACCTAAAATAAACTCAACAGTAACTTTTTCTACTGGAGCTTCCTTATTTTCTAGAACTAATACAATCGTTGTATTTGCCATAATATTAAATTTAAATTGATTACTACTAATATTATTTTTTTGGTCTGTTCCATTGACTGTAAATGTTTTGATTTGTTTATCCACTGGTACTGTAACTGTAATAGTTACTGCTGTTCCTTTTGCAATCTCATTATTATTTGCTTGATTGCTTGATAAACCTTCTGATAACGTAAGTTTGAACTTTTCAACTACTGGAGTTTTTTCTTTCCATGTTGCTTTAAGTGTTGTATCTTTTTCAACTTTTCTTGTTGTAAAGATCCATTCTTTATTATCTTCATCTACCCAAAATTGGAAATCATAATTATCCTTTGTTGGATTGTCAGGCTTTGTAGCAAGATCTCCCTTTTTTACTTCTTCCTTTGCTACGCTACTTCCACCATCGCTGTTAAATGTTACTGTGTAAACTTTGGTTTTACATGATATCAGTAAAACTGTTAGTAAAAGTGTACTAATTAATAGTAAAACTTTTTTCATACTTTCCTCCTTGAATTTACTTTTTACACATTCCTTCTTTCAGTAATCAATCATCATGTAACTGTGATTCTTTAATATTAGCACATTTTACACAAGATGTCAATAAGGTGACTTGACAACTTTTTGTAAAAAATAAAGCGCTTCACTACATATATTTCGTAATTTTTCGCTGAAAAGTTTAAATTCGCATCTTATCACACACAGTTACTCAGATAATTAAAAAAAAGACTAACTTTAATTAAAAGTCAGTCATATTTTTTTATTTAAATGTGAATTGGTTTATCCATTGAAGCTTCCATAATTATTTCAGATAACGATGGATGCGCATGAATTGTTTCAGAAACTTCATAATTTGTTGATTCTAATTTCATAGCAAGACCAATCTCACCAATCATATCAACTGCATTATATGCATATATATGAGCACCTAATATTTCATCTAATTCAGATCCTTTAATCATTTTAATGAATCCTTCAGTTTCACCATCAGCAAGTGCTTTACCGTTACCAGCCAATGGGAACTTAGTTACAGTATATTTTAAACCTTGTGCCTTAGCTTCACGTTCAGTTAATCCAACCATTGCTATTTCTGGATGTCCATAAATTGCAGCTGGAATTTGATTATAGTCAATTGATTTTTCTTCACCTAGAATATTTTCAATCGCAATCACACCTTCAGCAGATGCAACGTGTGCTAACATATGTTCACCAGTAACGTCACCTATTGCATAAACACCTTTGATACTTGTTCCCATGTGTTTATCAACTTTAATACCACGGCCTTTCATTTCTAAACCAAGTTTAGAAACAGCACCAGTATTCGGTCCAATACCAACAGCAATTAACACTAAATCTGTTTTAATTGTTTCTTGTTTACCATCTTTTTCATATGTAACTTCATCTGTACCAATTTTTTTAACAGCAGCTTCAGTTAAAATTTTAACTCCATCTTTTGTTAATGATTTTGTATAAGCAGTGATTACTTCATCATCCATTGGAGTAATAATAGTTTTTGCCATTTCAACGATTGTTACTTCAGTACCAAGTGATTTAAAGATTGTTGCAAATTCAACACCAATAACACCACCACCAACAATAACTAATTTCTTAGGAGCTTTTCTAACTTGTAATAACTCTCTACTTGTTACAGCAAATCCTTTTTCATATGCTTCTTTTGCTCCAGGAATTGGTGGAACAATTGCTGTTCCTCCTGTTGCAATAATTAAATTCTTAGTAGTTAATGTTTCGTCATTAACTTTAACTTCTGTTGGACTTACAACTTCACCGTATCCGTTATAAACATCTACACCATTTTTCTTTAAAAGTAATGCAACCCCACCAGTTAATTTTTTAACAACATCATCTTTTCTATCAACAATTTTATCTAAATCAAAACCAATAACAGCTGGATCAACAGTGATTCCGTATTTATCAGCGTGTTTAAATAAATCATATGTTTTAGCACTTTTCAAAATAGCTTTTGTTGGAATACATCCGTGATTTAAACAAATACCTCCAACAACTTCTTTTTCTATTAAAGCAACTTTTTGTTTTAATTGTGCGGCTTTAATTGCTGCAACATATCCACCTGGCCCACCGCCAAGTACTATAATATCATAATTTTTCATATATTTTCACCTTAGCTTAATAGCATTAATTCTGGGTTACTTAATAACTCTTTGACTCTTAATAAGAATCTACCTGCATCTGCACCATCAATTATTCTATGGTCAACAGCTATTGATAATGGTAGTGTACTACCGATTTTAATTTCATCGCCAACTACAATTGGTTTCTTAGAAATCTTACCAACACCAAGTATCGCTACTTCTGGATAATTAATAACTGGTGTACCATATGATACTCCAACTGAACCGAAGTTTGTAATTGTAAATGTACCATTTTGAATATCAGCTAATTGAACTTTACGAGCAATTGCTTTATCAGCTAATTCTCTTACTTGTTTTGCAAGAGCAAATACACTTAAAGTATCAGCATCTTTAATATTTGGAACGATTAATCCTGATGGTGTATCAACTGCAAACCCTAAATTAATAAAGTTTTTATAAATGATTTCATTTTTATCATGATCAAAACTTGAGTTAAAGATTCTAAATTCTTTTAATGCAATTACTACTGCTTTTGAAATAAATGCCATAAATGTTAAGTTAATTCCTTGAGCTTCAGCAAGTGGTTTAGCACGTTTTCTAAGTTCAATTAAATTATCAATAACAACTTCATCCATTAATACAGTTTCTGGAATAATTGTTTTAGCAGTTGTCATTGCTTTTGAAATTGATTTTCTAGTTGAAGTGATTGCTTCAATAGTTACATCACCTTGACGTGAAACATTTGCTGCTGGAACATTAACTGTTGTTGCTTTAGCAGCAACTGGAGCTTCTGTTTTACTTCCTTTATTAGCGAATTTTTCAATATCTTCTTTCATTACACGACCGTTAGATCCTGTTCCTGTAATCTCATTAATATTTACACCTAATTTTTTAGCTAAATTTCTAGCAACTGGTGTAGCTAAAGCTTTTTTATTAGTTTTAACTTCTGATTTATGTGTCTCATCACTTGAATCAATTAAATCTGAAGAAACGCTTAATTCACCAATAACAGAAGCACCATTTTCTTCAACTGCTTCAGTTTTAGCATCTGATCCACCAATATATTTTCCGCTTCCATCATCAAGTAAAACAACAGTTTCTCCAACTTTGATTACTTCACCTTCAGCTTTTCCAATTTTAACAATTGTTCCTGTAACTGGTGATGGTAATTCAGCATTTACTTTATCTGTTTCAACGATAACAAGTGTATCGCCTTCTTTTACTTTATCTCCAACTTTGAATTTCCATTCTAAAATTTTTCCTTCTTCAATACCATCTCCGATATCTGCAAATTTAAAATCATAAGTTGCTTTCACGCCTGCAACTGGTGCTTGTTTTGTTTCTTCTTTTTTAGGTGCTGGTGCAGCAGCTTCAGCTTTAGGTAAATCTCCACCTTTGCCATCATCAATAACAACAACAGTTTCTCCAACTAAAATAACTTCGCCTTCAGCTTTTCCAACTTTAGTAATTACTCCATCTACCGGTGATGGTAATTCAGCATTTACCTTATCTGTTTCAACAATAACAAGTGTATCGCCTTCTTTTACCTTGTCACCAACTTTAACTTTCCACTCTAAAATTTTTCCTTCTTCAATACCGTCTCCGATATCTGCAAATCTAAAATCATACATTATTTGTTCATCTCCTTAATTAAAACTCAACAACTTTTTTGATTTCAGCTTTAATTTGTTCCTTATTAATCATATGGTGATGTTCACCACGTGCTAAAGGAATAACAATATCAAATCCTGTTAATCTAGTTGCAGGAGCTTCTAAATACAAGAATGCTTTTTCATTCACTAATGCAATTAATTCTGCCCCTGGTCCATATGTACGCATTGCTTCGTGTACTACTAAGAATCTACCTGTTTTTTTAACAGACTCAATTATAGTTTCACTATCAATTGGGCTAATTGTTCTTAAGTCAATTACTTCGATTGTAATGTTTAATTCTTCTTCCATTTCTTTAACTGCTGCGTTGATTTCTCTTAATTGAGCACCCCAACCAACAATAGTTAAATTTTCACCTTGTTTTAACACTTTTGCTTTTCCAATTGGAATTTCATATGATTCTTCTGGAACTTCTTGTTTACCTGAACGATAAATTCTCTTTGGTTCTAAGAATATAACTGGATCTTTACTATTAATTGCTGCAGTTAATAACCCTTTAGCATCATATGGTGTTGAAGGCATAACTACCTTAATACCTGGAATATGTCCTAAATAAGTTTCCAAACTTTCTGAATGGTGTTCTAATCCTTTAAATCCACCACCTGCAGGGATTCTAATAACAATTGGTGCTGTCCAATTTCCTCTTGAACGGTTTCTTGTTCTTGCAAGTTGAGTAACAATTTGATTAAATGCTGGGAACATAAATCCGTCAAATTGAATTTCAACAATTGGCTTCATTCCACCAATCGCCATACCAATAGCAGTTCCGACAATTGAAGACTCAGCAATTGGTGTATCAAATACTCTTGTAACACCATATTTCTTTTGAAGTCCAGCTGTTGCTCTAAAAACTCCACCTTGAACCCCAACGTCTTCACCATACACAACAACATTAGGATTTTTTTCTAATTGTTGGTCCAATGTGTGATTAATTGCTTGAATTAAATTTAATACTGCCATTGTTATTTACCTCCTTCAAGAAACTTTTTGTAATTTTCATATTGTTCTACTTGATTTGG contains the following coding sequences:
- a CDS encoding alpha-ketoacid dehydrogenase subunit beta, whose amino-acid sequence is MAVLNLIQAINHTLDQQLEKNPNVVVYGEDVGVQGGVFRATAGLQKKYGVTRVFDTPIAESSIVGTAIGMAIGGMKPIVEIQFDGFMFPAFNQIVTQLARTRNRSRGNWTAPIVIRIPAGGGFKGLEHHSESLETYLGHIPGIKVVMPSTPYDAKGLLTAAINSKDPVIFLEPKRIYRSGKQEVPEESYEIPIGKAKVLKQGENLTIVGWGAQLREINAAVKEMEEELNITIEVIDLRTISPIDSETIIESVKKTGRFLVVHEAMRTYGPGAELIALVNEKAFLYLEAPATRLTGFDIVIPLARGEHHHMINKEQIKAEIKKVVEF
- the lpdA gene encoding dihydrolipoyl dehydrogenase — its product is MKNYDIIVLGGGPGGYVAAIKAAQLKQKVALIEKEVVGGICLNHGCIPTKAILKSAKTYDLFKHADKYGITVDPAVIGFDLDKIVDRKDDVVKKLTGGVALLLKKNGVDVYNGYGEVVSPTEVKVNDETLTTKNLIIATGGTAIVPPIPGAKEAYEKGFAVTSRELLQVRKAPKKLVIVGGGVIGVEFATIFKSLGTEVTIVEMAKTIITPMDDEVITAYTKSLTKDGVKILTEAAVKKIGTDEVTYEKDGKQETIKTDLVLIAVGIGPNTGAVSKLGLEMKGRGIKVDKHMGTSIKGVYAIGDVTGEHMLAHVASAEGVIAIENILGEEKSIDYNQIPAAIYGHPEIAMVGLTEREAKAQGLKYTVTKFPLAGNGKALADGETEGFIKMIKGSELDEILGAHIYAYNAVDMIGEIGLAMKLESTNYEVSETIHAHPSLSEIIMEASMDKPIHI
- a CDS encoding 2-oxo acid dehydrogenase subunit E2; the encoded protein is MYDFRFADIGDGIEEGKILEWKVKVGDKVKEGDTLVIVETDKVNAELPSPVDGVITKVGKAEGEVILVGETVVVIDDGKGGDLPKAEAAAPAPKKEETKQAPVAGVKATYDFKFADIGDGIEEGKILEWKFKVGDKVKEGDTLVIVETDKVNAELPSPVTGTIVKIGKAEGEVIKVGETVVLLDDGSGKYIGGSDAKTEAVEENGASVIGELSVSSDLIDSSDETHKSEVKTNKKALATPVARNLAKKLGVNINEITGTGSNGRVMKEDIEKFANKGSKTEAPVAAKATTVNVPAANVSRQGDVTIEAITSTRKSISKAMTTAKTIIPETVLMDEVVIDNLIELRKRAKPLAEAQGINLTFMAFISKAVVIALKEFRIFNSSFDHDKNEIIYKNFINLGFAVDTPSGLIVPNIKDADTLSVFALAKQVRELADKAIARKVQLADIQNGTFTITNFGSVGVSYGTPVINYPEVAILGVGKISKKPIVVGDEIKIGSTLPLSIAVDHRIIDGADAGRFLLRVKELLSNPELMLLS